The following DNA comes from Chelmon rostratus isolate fCheRos1 chromosome 20, fCheRos1.pri, whole genome shotgun sequence.
ACAACAACACGGCTCCGGCGCTCCGCTccagataaagaaaaatgtctcaATTAAATCTTCACCGGGGCCCCCGTGCCGAAGAGTTATCGCCGCCCCGGTAGCGCTGATCGCTACACTCACACATCCTCAAAAGTTATTTGACATAAATTGCCGGAGTCACATCATTTCCTGCCACACTCTGAGCGGGATTTACTGCTGATCCCATTGACTGGGAGCTGAACCTCCAATAAAATTCCTCAAGAGCCCATGGGGGCCGCGAGACGCACCTATCTCCCCTCCATCagcccccctccacacacacacacagattaaccATGCAAATACTCACAGGTGGGATGGTGATACCGACAACACATTTATGCACATGTATGCAACTGGGCTGATATGGCCGTGGGGGATGAGGGCTGTGCACAAGACTGGCTGATTGTGTTTTATCTGATGCAGGGGGGGTGAAATGGCAAGGAGGCTCATCCACAGAACTCGAGGAGGAGTGAAAGTGAAATTATCTGTggctttaatttgaaaatgagaGGTGAGTGGCACAGTTCTCTGGAGGATAGCCCctcatgtgcaaaaaaaaaaaaacttgtgagGGGAGTAATATCATTATAAGGCAGCATATGAACCCTTGAGGAAAATCGTTTAAAACCGAAAATTGCCTTCTACATTAGTGCTCGGGCATTGTGGAGGAAAGGTGCACACTGTGTTAACTACTAAAAACAACCTTATGGCTGCATTAGTCTATAGATATTACAGTCTGAGGGAAGCAAAGCATGTTAATGGTTGCAGGGTGTTAATGGTTATGATGATTCTTGCTCGTGCTCAAACTGACCAGATGGAAATGCAGTTTCAGCACGGCTCTCCGTGGCCATTCGGAATCTTAGGTCATGTAATTAcaaacaaagtgttttcatCGGATGTTTTCAGATTATACTCTGGACCCCACAGTTTGCTGTCCTTGTCAggcctgctgtctctctctagTGGTGATAGGTGAGAAATATTCCACTGCAGATCACACACCCGTATGCATGTTTGGTCACTGTGAATTGGCTGGTATTTATACACGCTGTGTGTGGCACGAGAgtcatttttagattttggtGACATTATCTATTGTACATGCCACGCAGCTGGAAGCCTTTTGACGCAGAGCACCACAGAATCTTTAAATACATGAGGCCAAAAGGGAGATTTGAATTTCTAGGCCTTTGAGTCTTTAGAAAAAAACTAAACGTTGAAACTGCCTGACAACCACACTCCCCACAAGCTGATGAAaatcatgtgatatgatcaaaaaGTGCTACTGAAAAGTCCTTGAGGTGAGATTATATTGACAATAAATATGAGGCGATTGACCCTCTGCTGGTTGTTTATGCAGctcaaatgaacaaatgacACTGATCTATTTCACTTCGATCTGTGCATTGAATGCATACAACAGTTACAATCATTTGAATATAAAGACTTGACTTAAAGCTCTTGTTTGCTTGTGCTGCAACTTAGTTTACTTATCATTTGTGTTTTACTCTGCAGAAAATGTATGCAAAAACATTCTGAGGATTTCTCAGTATTAACAAATGCCTTATTTAAAGTGGCCTgaccagatttaaaaaaaaaaaagtgttttcaaaatTGTCATTAAAAGTGCTTCTCTAGTCACCTTCCATCCAGATGATGCAGCAGGGCAGTGAAGGCCTCCCCTCCAGCTTGGCACAGCGTTTCATTGgtggctcagcagcagcagcatcagcagtggCTTCAGGGCCTCCAGCTGGGGTTggctgctgcctctgcctgcCTACCAGCACCGAAGCTGGGGGAGGTGGTGGGCAGGCCACTGGATTGCCCTGGGGCACCTCACTTATGCACCAGTAAAGAAAACTGCAATTTCTCCCCACTCTCTATGCCGAGAATGGTTGCTGCCTTCAGCAATTTGATTTGACAAAGTAGGGTCTGGAGCGCTGGTGTGACCACTGCACATGCCATGAAGTGTAACATGACAGTATAATGTTGGGAAATGATAGGTCTTCAGTATAACCAGCCAAGTCAGCaagaaattaaaacacaagacaaatCTAGATTTTTCAGTTTATCATCATTTGCATTAACAGTGTATGGGAATCTACAATTTTAAGATCTgcattacattatattacatttgaCGGCAGACACATGAAGTCTGTACACATAAAGTTACATTGTTGagtttgtggggttttttgtcaACCATACAGATGTGATTAATCTAACTGTTAAGGGAAATTCACACTTTTATCAACACATAAGGACAGTTCTAAGAAACGATGTTCAAGTATTTCTTTGCAGTATGAGCTGAGACaccaaatattaaaaatgaaacatgacgCAATGTAAGAAATTGAATCTGTGCaaactggaaaaataaagaagaatgtttaatactgatgatgatggtaaCTTTTAACTAATGctttttattcaaaaacatTATTCTGAAGGATGGTGGCGAACGATAATCACTACATTTAATGCAAAAAATTATTATTGCTTTTCCAGAGAAGAGCCACCATCAGTTCAGATTATTCAGGTCATTCTGTGCCATTCCTCTATCTGTTTGACCTCAACCAAGTGTGACGTCTCCGCACCATCTCAACAATATAAGTCGCCTGCTCAGCATTGTATGTAATAATTGCTAATGACACTCACACGAGTCAGAGGAGATAATAAAGAAACCTGGTGTGAGTCATGGGGTTGTAAGGGCTAAAGAAAACTCGCTAAgagtgttagcattagctgctaCAACCTCTTGTGCTATTTTGTGACGCTGAAAATGCAAATCAGTATTACAAAAGCAGAATAAATTCTTCCTTCACATGTAAGGTCTGAGATTTTAGGGAATCAGGCAGATTTACAAAATGTACATAACCACACCTTTGTTCCAGTATACTACTACTGCTCATTTGATAGCACTAGTaagtcctctgtgtgtgtgtgtgtgcgtgtgtgtgtgtgagagagagagagcgtgcaCCAACATGATCTTTGCTTTAAGGACACTGCTGGCTAAACTGaaaaatcaaactgaacagGTGGGAGCTacaatactgtaaaaaaaatgtcagtggGAGTCCAGGTAACAAGGGGAAGCAGGCAGCTAGCAGGTTTGTCTTCTCCATGCGGGTATACGGTTTTTACTAAAACTACAAGAGTATGATGCTGATGcgagacaggaagcagaggtaGCCTAAAGTCTGTGCAAATAACACAAGGAGCTGTCAGGCAATTTGCCGCCACAGCAGAACTCACATTTGATTTTTCCTGCATTAAAGCATCATCAGAGGAGTCCTGACTTTTGACCAGAACGACTAAACGCAGTGAGGGGTGGTATATCAGCCGACTAGCTTCTTTCAGTATACAACAGTCTAATGCGTGTGAGCCAGTGGCTAAATGGGCTGCAGCCTCTTGCTGGTGTCTTAGTTTACCATTTCTACTGAGGTGATGTCCCTCGGTGGGCTAAAAGCTGGGGGAGGCcgggctgcagctgctgagggcTGCCAGGGAAGCACAAACGTTACGACTGACATGCTCGGAGATCTCAACTCATCTGAACGAATGATGAAAAAATCATAttaaagtaaaatgtcaaaaaggcACGCACAATAATCACAGATCTAGGCATCAGGCAAGATTGGCACAAAAGACTCATTGCATGCTAATAAAACTGAAAGGagcgaaaagaaaaaaaaataccgTAATTAGGACATTtaagaatgaaaaatatgaaaaatatatatagtaaAAGAAGAATGGTTGAAAATAGACACAGGAGGAGAGCAACGAAAAAATCATgcgcaaaaaaaaaggaactcCCAATTTTCTGATTCAAAATCAGCCTCAGAACAATTAAATACGCCTGCCACACGCCAACTCAAAACGCAGCGATACACATTTCCAGAATGTTATTTGGTTTCCTCTGATTTCAAGTCCTCTGGCTACGCCTCGTGAGATACATATGCAGCTAGTATATAGTTGTGCACAGATAGGATTTGTAGCTCAATATATACACAAGTTTAAGTTATTGCAGGTTCCACTTGGCAGTCCAGCACTTGTTGCACACGCGTGGCTGGGGTCTGTGCGCGTTGCAGAGGGGAAGTCTAGACTAGTGTAGCGCCGTGAGGCAGGGCTTAGTCCGGGACGAGGCTGAGAGACGCTAaggctgcagctggatggaGAAAACGGGGAGCACAgagggaaacacaggaagtggtcaCCAGTAAAAGGAGCGCGTCAGGAAGTTGGCAGCCGTGCTGAGCCAGCCCATGCCGTCCGTGATGGAGCCTACGCGCGTGACGGCCTTGTCCTGCTCCTGGGATGGACTCTCCTCCTCGGGCAGGTAGTCCGGGATGTCCGTGTTCTCCTCTACCAGCACCGCCGAGTCCTCCTGGAATGGCACCATCAgctgcacaaagacagaggagaaatatttatttaaaaaagaagacagaaagaaattaacagcacagaaaGCAATTTGTTAAGTGCAATTTGTCCAAGCAACTACTTCCTTCCAGACTTAACTTAATTAAGCACAGTTGTTTGGCTACAGAGCCAAATAATCATCAACTGGAGTCCGACTTCATGTCTGAGCCTGGTCTGACCTCTGCTGGCCACATTATATATGACTCTTAATGTAACCATGTCACCATTCACTTTCAATTATTTGAGCTACAGCCActagattattattatattattactattattggAAAACAAACTCTTTAGAAACTCAGATTTTGCTAAGATTTAgcagtttctctctgcagtttggGTACAAGCTCCAAATCGGGAATCCACTGCTATAAACGATGCAACTAGGACCGGCCATGTGTTTGGCAAAAAGCAACTGGCCTACAGGCTGAGGCAGAGATGTGACTAGCTAATCATGTCAGTGTGAATAAGTCTCAGCCACAGGCAAGGGCGGCTACAGTGCCTGCACAGAGATACATGCAACATACAGTGAGGATACCGATCTGTCAGCTGACTTCTTCTAAGTGACAAAATGAGTCTTACATACAGCAGTTTAGGATAAACAACAGAGACCTTACAGGTTTCACATATATCTGCCTCTCAGCTGGCCTTacctctcctccatcatccGTCTTCACCACCTGCTGAGCCGTCATTACTTTGGTGGAGTTGATTGCTGTGCCCAACGCCTGTcagaagaaaacatttattgTCCATTTGTGCTTATTTGAATAGAATACTTTTGGTAAATTAAATGCtaatgaaaatgttgctgttaatcacaaaagcaacaacaaaggCAATGAGAGCAACATCAAAGTTATGGCCGAGACATCCAACCAATTGGATCCAGTATAGTAAGTATGATTAGTCAAGAGTGCATTTTCATCTACTATAGGCAAACCAGGCCTTTCCTGAAGAAACAACATGATTACTTGCCAGTTTTAAATACCAATGATACTTTTCGTACTAAAACCTTTAATATAATCAAAAACAGGCAACAGAGCAGCAATCAATGTTAAAATTTGtgttaaaagtgttaaaaaggTTGAAATGTGAGCTAAAGCGTATCAAGTTTCCTGGATTGCAGtggaaacagtgttttgttaaaataatcaatgaagACAGGTACTGATAAAGCGCTGTTTATTCCATAAATTAAACTGGACAGATGGagaaatttaaacatttaaatttaacAAATATTTTGTGTGCCTAAGGATGATTTTTCTGCATCCAGAGAGATACTTACCTCAGCTTTAAGGTCGGAGCGGATCCTGACAACACACCTCTTGACAGCCATCTGGAAGGTGAAGCTGATGACCCCCCGAATCTTCAGCAACGCCTCCTCGCAAAGGCTCCTTCGAGTCTGACAACAGACAGGAATCAGATGAACGGCATGAGGAGATGTGAGGCCAACGTGTCACAAGTTAAGAGAGGAACGTGGTTTAAAGGGACATTATGCAGAATAAGATTGGAAATGTGGTTGAAGCAGAATCAGATACAGTTCAATCAGGTCAAGTCTGCGCAGGGAAATATATCAGAAATATAAGGAACACAGTTTACATGAGTGTGGTATCCAGCTGCCACAGTGTTGCCACAGCGATGCAGCCCACCAGAGGCCGTCTGTCTGCTGTAATGTAATCTGGCTAGGTGCAAGCTTCCTGCAGCGCAGCATTCAGGTTCAATCTCAGCGTCCTGCTGTTCAATAGCTGACATTTACAACCTGACCCCTCCACCCCCCGATCCTGTGCCAGACAGACACCGCTAAGCTGCACTGACAACATTGTGATAATGACAGCAGCAAGCACCATGACCCCAAAATGAGATTCTTGTGCATCAACAGAGGTTTGGTGTGTCTGAGTATGATAGATGGGTGCCAGTACGTCGTGGTGAGTCCTGGATGCGCTCTGTGAACACTTACAGGGTCGTCCAGTCCATCAATGTGCAGCACCACAGTTTTGGCCCTCTTGTTGTTGGAGCCCAGGAAGAAGTGGGCTTTACGCTGGCAGGAGGCAGCTGCCGCCTCGGCCTGCTCGGCCTCTTCTTTACCAGCCGACTGCAAAATCTCATAGATCTCAGAGGCCAGCAGTTTGGTCTCCCCAGGCGACGTACTCCTTTGGTGGGAGGGAGTAAAAACAAGGGAAGAGAGGGTGACtattgtgaaagaaaaatgagttATGTGGTTTAATTGATCAAATGTGGCTTATGTGCACACAAGTGCTACTCAACCGACAAGAGCTGAAATTATCTGTTGTGTTGACATATATTTCTAAGTGCATCTGTAATGATACTAAAGGTGTATGCACTTGAATATCGGAATGATAAGTTCAAGAATAGGTAAACTGAATCTTGTGCACTTTTAAATGGCGGCACTTTTTGTCAAGAAATATGGTGcatgagaagagaaaagaatgTCACTCCACCAATCAGGGGACAGAGATTGTAGTGAGTTGAAAAACGTTAAAAAAGATTGCAACTTATTATAGAACGGATCAGAATTAGCTCTCCCGGAAAATCTAATCTTCTCCAGCTTTAGAGAGCACATGATACCACCAAGCCGCTGAGGGCTGAAGGGAGCTTTAGCAGActtccagtgaagaagaagaagatggcgTCTTGCCAATAAGGAAGTGAAAGCTAGAATACATAATTGCTTGGAGGTGCATTGGTTTCATTGGTAAACCCTAAGATGGCAATGTGGAGAGGGAGCTTTATAGTTATCAAAAACATCTGTGACATAGTATTGATGTAATTCTgccaaaagcaaaataataatgGCAAGCTTAGAAAACATGGGTAAGATTGCAGGATGAAGCATGACATTTGTCACAGCTGTCTGTGATATTAAGATAAATTTGTGACAATCGAGTTGAAGCTGCTTGAACTGCACGAGTTTGAGATGAGCACAATTTCAGCTTGGATGAATTTTGTTAAGAGCAACATCCCAGCAGTTATCCTCCAGGCTGCCATGCAGCCTAGGACAGGAGTTTGTTATAAACTTTCGCAATGAGCGAGTTCTGAAGGGGGTCTGAACTGAGAAACTCATCCCGCAGTTGACTCAGAGAAGTTGGAAACTTAAATGGCCATTACTGTGCCAAGATATTTCTGTTATAGGCCTGGAAAGGCAGACAAATCATGATGCTTGTATGCCTCTGCGGGAGGGAAGAAGTGTGAATCGTgcttaaaactgaaataaattcattaaGTTCCCATTCTTGTAAGCTCCAATGGACGTGGCCTGAATCTGACAGCATGCCATAGCGACAGCCATCCAATCTGTTTATCCCAGTATTCACTGGACAACCAAAGACAAAGCTGCAATCCATCACACATTTAAACTAATGCTAATTAAGCCTATTCTGCACTTCAGTCAtatttattacaaaaaaaaaatccataacaGCATAAAATTTCAGAAGGCGGAAGCTTTCCATGAAGAAGCTACATGAGGTCAGTTGCAGTTACTGAGGGATCCTGACATACCCCTGCAGGCTATACTGCTTTATATGTCACCAAGACATCACTCCTTCTATAGTAACCACATACGACATCAGCTGTCTGGCGCTGCTGCCCTCTGGGAGCCTGGTGCTTCCCAGCGCTGTACAACATATTCCTGTTGCAGCTCTATGGAAGCCTGTCAGCCTTTCGGCGAGCCAAACACTCCATTTATCTATTCGTCACTTTTATGCATTGAAAAAAAGCCAACATCATCTTGAGCACCAGATCTTATTGTGTCGAAGGAATAAAAATGGTGTTCACACCTGTTTGGTGCAACTATACTGGACCCGTCCCCATCAGCCACGTGTTCCCACTCTGTCCAGCTTTGATCGACCTCTACCCAAAGTCAGATCGACTGGACTGCGAGGAGGGAAAGCTGTTGCTGTTACTACAGGGCTCCTCTTGATGCCACCCCTGACTAGCTGAAGTGACTGGCTCACTCCAGGGCAAGCAAGAGCTCTGCCgcaggaagagaagggaggagggggcgaCAAAAATCATGCAAGCTATAGCCGGCCACTTGAGCATAGGTCTATTCCTATCAGGGTGCTAATGATGAACAGCAGTCACTTAGCAAACCTGCAACAGACCCTCGGGTAAGACCAGATATCTGGAGCACAATACATCCTCAAACCCGACCTGCCTACATAGATGAATAGAGCGTTGTTTATCATGTTCTTATAGAAAATTATAAAATAATCTGTGTACAAAGGCTACTACAAATGaaacaagattaaaaacaagcaacacagaaatgtacttaaaatacaCCATGTGTGCAAAATGAGCCACCTCTGCAAAATAACGCGCCAactccacaacaaaacaaaagcaaatacaaGCTCACATCAGTAAAACCATGCAAGTGGACTCATCAGGACATTGTAGAAAGGTGGCAAGATGCATTAAAATCTATGACAGGCAGAAGCAGCAGTTTAACTGTTTACCGCCCTACCCTGATTCAACTTTAATCACATTCATCCTGACATGGCAGATGGAAGGACATCACGCTGCTGGGAAAATTTGCAGCGTGGCACACATTGTCcgtgcaaaacaaaagaaatcctAGGTTAAGGTTTTACGTAAAGAAAGtacacagtgagtgtgtgtgcgtgtgtgtgtgcaaaatgtgGTGATGACAGGGACTTGCTTCTGCATGACATTCTGCAAACTCAGCATCATGCCCAGCTCGGCCTTCATCTTCTCCCTGTTGGCTCGACATTCTGCCAGGTAGCGCACGGCCTGCAAGGACAAGGGCAACCGTTATCTATCTGGTGCTAAAAGCTGACAGACCTTTTGTGATATCagaagcgagagagagagagcagttttAAAATAGGTGAGCGTGTGCAACGGTAAAGTATTACATAACTAAtataaatgcacatgcacatgcaccaACCCAGTGTGTACACTTCACGGGTTACCGTCAAGGAGCAACTGTTACATAAACCCACTTCAATGTTTACTCACAATACAAGTCATGGGCTGTACAAAAGGGTGGTGGTAGTTGGGAGAGGTTGCCATATCAAGACTAAGTTTTGTGTTTACATcacaaaacagacagcagatgtCAGCAGCGcacagtgtttttaaatatgaagctgtttAAATGCCACCAAGTGTCAGCTTGTGACAATGACTGGGACACAGTGGTGGGAGAAATGGCCTTTAGAGCGTCACTGAAACCTGCTCTGACACTGCTGGACAGCAGGGGGGGGCACAACATGACAAGAGCAAGAAAACTAAACTAAATCGCAGAGCCAGCAGGGAACTGAACTGATTATTCAACCATGGCTAATTCAATCTAAATAGCTGCTGTAGATATTTCAACTACAATGTTTGAATAACCAATTCATCTCTTTCTATGGTGGTACTGAATAATTTAAACCTTATTGTTTTACTTAATGCAACAGTAAGTGTCGGCAATGCGAACacgtaaagaaaaaaataaatggatgcTGCTTACCAATAGTGCAGAGTAGACGACCTGTGGGTTCGGGTGGTCCAAAAAAAGGATGAGCCCTGGCAGACAGCCTTGGTCTTCTACGATGGCTCTCCGGTTCAGGGGGTCCGCAGCAAGATCTCGCAGCTGGTTCACTACAGTCAGTGCATCTATCTCCGCACTCATGGTGCCTCTTGTCTTGACTTCACGCACATCAAACCAACCTCTTCGCTCTACTGAAAGAATAGAGTTTACAATCAATGGGCCTGTAAATTATCTCAAGTAACTGTCTGGACTacagaatgtcagaaaataggTAAAAATGTCTATTATAAGTTTCCAGAGCCCAAGGCGACAAGAGCAGTAACGATTAATGGATTAGTTGTCAACCACTAAATTGATTGCCAACTATTTTGAAAATTGATTCATCGGTTTGAGTAATgtttttaagaagaaaaaaaaaggctaaattcTGTGATTCCAGCTTCTTGCATGTGGATGTTTTCAagtttctttactcctctatgaCTGGAAATTTAACATTGGGTTAtggataaaacaagacattagAGGACATCACAATCTTGGGTTCTGGGAAGCACTTATTgatattttcacaattttctggATCAAACAACTAACCGATTaactgaaaaaagaagcaaaagattaatcaacaatgaaagTAATTGCTCGTTGCAGCCCTAAAGGTGACCCAAAGATAACCTCGGGAATGTTTGACCTTTATCTTTATAAATGACATGAACACTGATTGTCACAACTGTTGagaaataattttcttttaatcaactaatcaattagtCAACCCATCTTGgaacacaaatacaaatgcGTTCCTTGTAAATAACAACAAAGTTCAAAAGCTATTTTAACTCTTTCTTGCCACCTTGGTGCAGAATAATGTTATACCTTGCAAGATTAAGTGTTAGTGGCATGCACTGTTAAACTTTTATAACAATACCATTGCCTAGACCACGTTTTACTGATATGTTGACATTTCTGGGGATTTATATTAGCAATAACCTCTGAAAGGTGTTGCTGATTAGTGACTCTGGTgaagtttatttaattttactgATATGCACTGATAACACTATAGTTATCACATGAAATAACAAATAGCTAAGCATGCTTTGGAAGGCAAATTTTAAAACCATGCTAATTCATCATAGTGTTTGCTGCTAACACAACCAGCTAATTTTCGTAAAACAAAATTACAAGTACTTGCTTTTGCCAAAGACACTTTCTACGACCCTCAACCTCACCTCAAATCACGCCCTGTGGTACAGAGGCGATTCAGcagctaagctaggctagctaaCGTTACTTGACAATTACAGCATACCTTCTTGACAGTTTTCAGGAAAATCATGAGAAACCCCGGCTGACTTCAGTTGCAACAGATGCAAAAACAAGAATTAAATAAGAGACGGCTACGTCCCCGAAACCACCTTAAAAACAACTGTAACAAACACTGTAACACTTTCACTATCGCTAGGCCTGTGCTTCTTTCTTTACTATGACTCTTTAGCTAGCAGCTGTGCGCTGTGTTTGGCTTTTGTGGCACATCAATGGGTACACCTGTTTTGTGACTCAGTACATCCCGGTTTTCCCACGAAGATCTCAGCAGTTTCAGCCGGTCACAGCCCTGTCGGGAAATTTAGGGAAACATAACGAACATACATACAATTCCTGGCAAATGATTGGACAATATATTTTGAGTGACTCGTTTAAAATCCAACCATCAGATGTTTTTTGCTTAAGGTTCACATATAACTGGTGACTTTGTCTGTCAATCAATATGAATAGCCAATGGTGACATTCCATAGTCACAACCTACCCATTATAATCCCTGTAATCCAATTGGCTCAAAACGTATCCCATGAGTCTTCCTACTCACCTCCTTGCTGGAGATATCTGTCGGAAGACAAGTTggaaaaaaactacaaagttGGAAGGGAACGTCACTCTTGGTAAGTTTTTTCAAAGTCACACACAGCCGGTCATGGAATATAAATATAACTTGTACACATGTGATCGGTTGTCAAACTTTAGGGTCAACGTTAACCAGAACTGTGCCCTTCTTCGACGTATCCTAATAGATTTGGTCTGCGGTTAAATTGGCTGgctatagctagctagctatcgtTGTTAGCATCAGTTAGCCAGTCTGCCCGCTAAATTAAAGACTCAGCTATTTAATTTATCGATCCTAACTAACCACTAACCCGTCTCCAGCAATAGTGCTGCTAAGTTAAGTTGTGTCACAGAACTGCGAGTCGCTCACTTTTACGAGTTTCTTGTTGTCCTAACTTAAATTCTGAACGGAGACGctgtatagatagatagacagacttAATAAGCGGCATCTCTGGCTGTGATACtttgttttagcatttttagctAACATTACGTATGTAGTCTGTACGTAGCATCCTCccatgtttttttccagaattAATACTTTTTCATTTACTGTCTTTGCTTAAATAAAACCCTGTTAatgatatttatgttttaagtTAATCTTGTGAATATCATAATAACATCTATTTACTTTGTTGCTAGCTACTGGACAGTTGTATTACATGCCGCACTTGTTTAGACTGGACTGGAGCATCTTAACCCAGGTATACATTGTAGAG
Coding sequences within:
- the armc1 gene encoding armadillo repeat-containing protein 1 is translated as MSAEIDALTVVNQLRDLAADPLNRRAIVEDQGCLPGLILFLDHPNPQVVYSALLAVRYLAECRANREKMKAELGMMLSLQNVMQKSTSPGETKLLASEIYEILQSAGKEEAEQAEAAAASCQRKAHFFLGSNNKRAKTVVLHIDGLDDPTRRSLCEEALLKIRGVISFTFQMAVKRCVVRIRSDLKAEALGTAINSTKVMTAQQVVKTDDGGELMVPFQEDSAVLVEENTDIPDYLPEEESPSQEQDKAVTRVGSITDGMGWLSTAANFLTRSFYW